Proteins found in one Papio anubis isolate 15944 chromosome 13, Panubis1.0, whole genome shotgun sequence genomic segment:
- the LOC100997528 gene encoding serine/threonine-protein phosphatase 2A 56 kDa regulatory subunit gamma isoform yields the protein MLTCNKAGSRMVVDAANSNGPFQPVALLHIRDVPPADQEKLFIQKLRQCCILFDFISDPLSDLKWKEVKQAALSEMVEYITHNRNVITEPIYPEVVHMFAVNMFQTLPPSSNPTGAEFDPEEDKPTLEAAWPHLQLVYEFFLRFLESPDFQPNIAKKYIDQKFVLQLLELFESEDPRERDFLKTTLHRIYGKFLGLRAYIRKQINNIFYRFIYETEHHNGIAELLEILGSIINGFALPLKEEHKIFLLKVLLPLHKVKSLSVCHPQLAYCVVQFLEKDSTLTEPVVMALLKYWPKTHSPKEVMFLNELEEILDVIEPSEFVKIMEPLFRQLAKCVSSPHFQVAERALYYWNNEYIMSLISDNAAKILPIMFPSLYRNSKTHWNKTMHGLIYNALKLFMEMNQKLFDDCTQQFKAEKLKEKLKMKEREEAWVKIENLAKANPQVLKRSNMKMPRVT from the coding sequence ATGTTGACATGTAACAAAGCGGGCAGCAGGATGGTGGTGGATGCGGCCAACTCCAATGGGCCTTTCCAGCCCGTGGCCCTTCTCCATATTCGAGATGTTCCTCCTGCTGATCAAGAGAAGCTTTTTATCCAGAAGTTACGTCAGTGTTGCATCctctttgactttatttctgatcCACTAAGTGACCTAAAGTGGAAGGAGGTAAAACAAGCTGCTTTAAGTGAAATGGTGGAATATATCACCCATAATCGGAATGTGATCACAGAGCCTATTTACCCAGAAGTAGTCCATATGTTTGCAGTTAACATGTTTCAAACATTACCACCTTCCTCCAATCCTACGGGAGCAGAATTTGACCCAGAGGAAGACAAACCAACGTTAGAAGCAGCCTGGCCTCATCTACAGCTTGTTTATgaatttttcttaagatttttagaGTCTCCAGATTTCCAACCTAATATAGCGAAGAAATATATTGATCAGAAGTTTGTATTGCAGCTTTTAGAGCTCTTTGAGAGTGAAGATCCTCGGGAGAGAGATTTTCTTAAAACCACCCTTCACAGAATCTATGGGAAATTCCTAGGCTTGAGAGCTTACAtcagaaaacagataaataatatattttataggttTATTTATGAAACAGAGCATCATAATGGCATAGCAGAGTTACTGGAAATATTGGGAAGTATAATTAATGGATTTGCCTTACCACTCAAAGAAGAGCACAAGATTTTCTTATTGAAGGTGTTACTACCTTTGCACAAAGTGAAATCTCTGAGTGTCTGCCATCCCCAGCTGGCATACTGTGTAGTGCAGTTTTTAGAAAAGGACAGCACCCTCACGGAACCAGTGGTGATGGCACTTCTCAAATACTGGCCAAAGACTCACAGTCCAAAAGAAGTAATGTTCTTAAATGAATTAGAAGAGATTTTAGATGTCATTGAACCATCAGAATTTGTGAAGATCATGGAGCCCCTCTTCCGGCAGTTGGCCAAATGTGTCTCCAGCCCACACTTTCAGGTGGCAGAGCGAGCTCTCTATTACTGGAATAATGAATACATCATGAGTTTAATCAGTGACAATGCAGCGAAGATTCTGCCCATCATGTTTCCTTCCTTGTACCGCAACTCAAAGACCCATTGGAACAAGACAATGCATGGCTTGATATACAACGCCCTGAAGCTCTTCATGGAGATGAACCAAAAGCTATTTGATGACTGTACACAACAGTTCAAAGCAGAGAAACTAAAAGAGAAGCTAAAAATGAAAGAACGGGAAGAAGCATGggttaaaatagaaaatctagccAAAGCCAATCCCCAGGTACTAAAAAGGAGTAACATGAAAATGCCCAGGGTTACTTGA